aggattagattagcaacttggagtatagggacacttacgggtaaaagcatgaaaattgtggatacaatgattagaagaagaattaatgtAATTTGCCTTTAAGAAACTAAGTGGGCGGGGGAGAAAGCtaaagaaatcgataaatcaggatttaaactttgatacactggaaaggaaaaacataagaatgaagtatgcattattatagacaaaaattaaaagatagcgttgtggatgtagctagagtaagagatagaattataaaaataaagatgatattaggagaagagataataaatatcattagcgcttgtgctcctcaagttggcttagtagaaaatcttaagagacaattttgggaagatatggatagtattatacaaggcatactagggattgagaaaatatttataggaggagatttgaatggacacgttggaagagataataaaaattatgagaggatatatagaggttatggatatggagacaaaaatgagtctaaggagatgatcttagactttgatatgtcatatgattttagtataatgaatacttgttttaagaaaagagaagaacacttaataacctttaaaagaggacaaaatagaaatcaaatagatttttttttttttaactaggagggtagatcgtttatcatgcaaggattgtaaagttattccaagtgataGCCTAACCACACagcatagagtcttagtgttagatacatgtattaaaaaatggaagaaaaatgataaaataaatcagtgtaggagaactagatggtggaacctaaaaggagaaaatataataaaattttaaaataaaatgattaaagatggggattggaccttagaggatgggatagatacaaatactttttggaatagattagctagctctattaaaaagatagtaaaagagattttaggtgaatcaaggggaagattctcgaatagcaaagagagttgggataaagatgtacaaaaaatcataaagataaaaagaatttggtataaaacgtggcaaaaatgtagaaacagagataactttgaaaaatataaggaggtaagaaaagatgcaaaaagggccgttagtgaagctaaatatagatcatttaatagtttgtatgatagattaggtacaaaagaaggggaaagagatatatttaaacttgctaaagttagagaaaggaagagtaaggacttaggaaatgtaaaatgtataaaaagtgaggatgatattgtcttggttaaggatgaagatattaaataaagatggcgaagttattttaataagttgtttaaagaaaaccaaatagaaggcttaaacttagaattgtcaaatgaggaaaaaactaaaaatataagatttattcgtaaaattagagttaacgaagttaagtttgcaccaaaaaaatgaaaaatgggaatgctatgggaccagataacatcctaattgaagtttggaaatgcttgggtgataacggaattatatggttaactaatttatttaatacaattgtaaaaactaagaaaatgccagataaatggaggaaaaatactttaatacctattttcaaaaataaaggagatattcaaaattgtaataactatcgtggaattaaacttatgagtcatatgatgaaactatgggaaagggtagttgaacaaagattaaagttagaaacatagatcttagaaaatcaatttggttttatgcctgagagatctaccacagaagttatttatcttttaagaagattaatggaaaagtttagggaaaagaagtgggacttgcatatgatatttattgaccttgagaacacatatgataggatacttaggaaagtaggggtgagcaaacggtcggttcggctaaattcgggtaattaaccgaattaaccgaaaattttggttaaataataccattaatCGAACCGACCAAATTGACGAAGGAAACCGAACTGACTctgaccgaattgcccattcgggtaattcggttaaccgattttaaccgaaattatttaaaattaattgctaaaaacagaaaacaattataattttttttaatggaagaatatctatttttttttatatttttaataaataaattcaaagataaagaaagttgaatttatttttaataaataaattcaaagataaagaagaagaagaaggtttgCATGACGAGCTggtgtgaagaagaagaagaaggtttgCACGACGAGCTGGTGTGGTGGCCGCCGAGCTGAGACAGAAAAGAGAGGCTGAGACGTTGAGGGCCGAGAGGCTGGACTCTGGAGAGCCGAGCTGCCGAAGACTCGAAGAGGGGATTCGCTAACTCCGAGAGGTGGTCCGATGACTTTGATGGAGAGTTGCGGGCGGCGGGCCTGCGGCGCAGATCAGCAGAGCACAGAGAAAAAGAAACATTAGCTCTAACTCTAATCCCCAATCCCCAATTCCCAAATCCCTTTTCTCCCACTCAGTGTCTTAGTGAAGTGAGGCCCCTCCGTGGCTCCACCTTTTTTACCCCCAGGCCCCAAGCCCGAGTCCCCCGACTGCccacataaattatatttaaaatgtaattaagtagtaattcggttaatcggttaaccgatatATTTGTTACCGTTAACCGAACCAAAAACGATTAACCGGACTTTTGTAGAATTTTAACCGAGCCGACCGAATAGAGTTTTTTACCAGAACCAAACCGGCCAATTTTGGCCGGTTATTTCAGTTAATTCGATTTtcactgaattatgctcacctctATAGGAAAGTTCTTAggtgagttttagaaaaaaaaaggtgtatgttgtaggtatatcgatgtcattaaggatatgtacgatggagtaatgactagtgtaaggactatagatggagaaattagagaatttccaattgccataggtgtacatcaaggatctgctttgagtccttatccttttgctttagtgatggactaattgactaagagcattcaaaaggaggttccatggtgtatgttgtttgtagatgatattgtattaattgaagaaattagggacggagtagaggttgagttagaattatggagagaagctttggaatctagaggctttaggataaatagaaataaatataatatatgaaatgtaattttagtaatgataggaggaatattggagacaaagttaaacttgatgatgaagaaataaatagcacttgtagatttcgataccttggatctattatgcaagttgaaggagaaattgaagatgatgtaatgcatagagttaaagcaggttggttaaaatggagaagtgtttcaagtgtgctatgtgatcgtagaataccattaaaattgaaagggaagttttataggacagttgtaagaccagttatgctatatggatcggaatgttgggagacgaagaaacataatatccaaaaagtaaaagttgctgagatgagaatgcttagatggatgagtgatataacattgaaagataaattaaggaatgaacatattcatggtaagttaggtgtaactcctatagaagataagataagggagggacgacttaggtggtatggacacttgcaacgtaggacTTACAGTGCATCTGTGAGGAAGAGTgtttagttactgtggggggcagtagaaggggtaggggtagacttaaaataacttgggaggagatagtgagtaaggatttaatatcctcgaatatatcaaaagaaatggtccatgattgcataaattggcggaaaatgattcatatagccggtcccacttagtgggactaaggcttggtggTGTTGTTTTTGTTTATTGTCTTTGTTTTTATTCTCCCTCTTATTTGttgtattttaataaaaaaaatttgtaacttCCTATTGCAGGTGCCACAATGCTGGGTCTGGTGAAGAGTTGCATAGGCACAAAATTTACTAGTCAATTTGGGGATTTAATTGCTGTGagtatttttttaatgtttgttAGTTGGATGTCTACGATCTCTAGTTGCACAGTGGGATGTGTGGTTGAGATTAGTCAGTAATTCTTGATTTCCTTGATATACTTCCTTGACTGGTgttatttttgttatttgttGTTCTCACTGTAGTGTTCTGCATCCCCTTGATTCCCTTTTTTCTCTAATAATAATATTTCCTTCTCTTTGCTGATAAAAAAAGTCCATTTTTAGAATTGATGGTGTGCAAATCTGTTCAAATTTTAATGGGTTGGGGAtgctcctccccccccccccctccccagcATTCCCTGTCTTTTTCGTTTCTCCAATCTTTATAATTcttgtatttttaattatttcttaCAGAAGGGAGTTTGAATTATTGGACCTTCCATTTCACCAGAAATTAGAATGAGAGGGAGGCTAGTTATCATACTTTCTTATTGAATGTGTTTGATTCTAGTTATCATACTTTCTTATTGAATGTGTTCGAttctttttttgttgtttttgtggGGGTGATAACAGATGTTGTGATTGGGGTCTTCTGGAAAATTTTCTTGCAAGTCTTTCTTTACTTACTATTTGCCTCGTTTTCCTAGTGCTCTCCCTCCACTTTTGTATTCTTTTATTTGAACAACTATGATTCCTTCCACAAGCAAGGTTCTGCTTGAGTGTCATCCTTAAGAAGGGTCAATATTAATAATTTGCTTCAAAGGACAAGAAAATTTTGGGAGTCCTGGTGTTCCAATTCAACATGCCAAGTGGTCTTATTCCACTCAAATGCTGACACGTGTACCTTGCCCCCATATCTTTGATCAGCCATGAAAAGAAAGTGGAGGAGATGTCAATTAATATGTGGCCCAAAGTACAAGTCTCACTGTTTGTGTGGAAGCGTTTGAGCTGAACCAGACCACCACTTGGCATGTTGAGTTGGTAGTCCAGGACTAAAAATTTTCCCTCAAAGGACAGGCTAAAAAGTTCCTTCTTCTGATGTGCATTGCACTGTCATGAGAGTGGGGAGGCTCGTTTCTACTTCTCATTTCTTCTTGCATCTTTCCTTCTCTTTGGGTATCTGAAAATAAataggggttttttttttctgcGCATTGGGTCTATCCAAATGCATTGGAGTGTTTGTGTCCATAACTTCAAGGGTTTGGGGGAAATGGAGGGAATGCTCGTTGGAAGTGCACTATTATTGTAGATGGTCTTCCTGACATTGCTGTGGTGTTCTGTGAATGGACTTTTCGGAGTATTTTCTTTTAGTGACATGCAGAGGGATGGAGAGCTTCACTTCACTAGCTTTGTGGTGGTTTCagttttgttgtttttgtttttatgtaACTTGGAGGATTTCTTGTCCTTTCTGTATctcttctccctttttttttgaatttctttcctATAAAAAAATCTGTTGAAATTTTTGACTTAATGGATTTTGTAATGCATATATTAAATTTCCTTTATCATGCCACTTTtcgtttattttgatattttatatcTTTTGGTTGTATGCAATCTCAGTTTTGAGTTCATTCTTTGGTAAACTTTCAGGATTTAGCACTTGATGCTACAGCAACAGTTGGTGTGGACCTTGGTCAAGGATTGCGAGAAGTGGACATTAAGTACAACATAAGGGTTGAGAAAGTCCCTGGTGGCCAGTTGGAAGATTCCAAGGTTCTTAAAGGTGTTATGATTAACAAAGATGTTGTTTCCCCAGGCAAAATGAGAAGGAAGATCATTAACCCTCGCATTATTCTTCTTGATTGCCCCCTTGAATATAAGAAAGGAGAGAATCAAACAAATGCGGAGTTGGTTAGAGAGGAAGATTGGGGAGTCCTCCTGAAAATGGAAGAGGAATACATTGAAAATCTTTGTGTGCAGATACTAAAATTCAAACCTGATTTGGTCATAACTGAGAAAGGACTAAGTGATTTGGCATGCCATTACTTTAGTAAAGCTGGAGTCAGTGCAATCAGGCGATTGAGGAAAGGTGACAACAACAGGATAGCAAAAGCCTGTGGGGCAGTTGTTGTAAACAGACCAGATGAACTTCAAGAATCAGATGTAGGAACTAGGGCAGGCCTTTTTGAGGTCAAGAAGATTGGAGATGAGTTCTTTGCCTTTGTTGTTGAGTGTTCGGAGCCCAAAGCTTGTACTGTTCTTTTAAGGGGTGCCAGCAAGGATCTTTTAAATGAAGTGGAAAGAAATTTGCAGGTAACCTGTTGATTAGTACTCCAAATATTCTTTTAAAATCTGAAACTTGGGTTCTGATTATGTTTTCGTTGAATGAAAAAACAGGATGCGATGTCTGTAGCAAGAAACATCATTAAGAATCCAAAAATTGTTCCTGGTGGTGGTGCAACGGAGTTGACTGTATCTGCTACTCTGAAGCAGAAGAGTTCATCTGTTGAAGGCATTGAAAAGGTTATTTATTCTCGTTCTTCACATGCATCTTCTTTGATATATATTTAACCATTTgaagtttttagaaaaatatttgattACACATAAACAGAGATCATAAACTAGTGTAGGCAATGGATTATGGTTTCCTGAAGTTATGCAGCATTATCTTAAcatgtaatttttattttatttgcaaaaCAGTGGCCTTATGAAGCTGCTGCTGTTGCATTTGAGGCTATACCACGAACTCTGGCGCAGAATTGTGGAGTTAATGTGATTAGGACCATGACAGCTCTGCAGGGAAAGGCAAGAGCTTTATCACTtgtttctgttttttatttttttaataattattttctcCACCTTTTAGCATATAGACCGAATGATGGAAAACTCCTACTGTCTATTGTTATGACGAAGAGATATTCAGGACTGAGACTCTGTGACCAGTTTGATGTCCTTTGTGGGATTTACTTGAGACATTCTAAGTATTACTCCCAATATATAAACCGTGAACCCCTGGAGGTGGCAATGGGCTAGTCACTCAACATTGGTGTTCCATTAATTGGAAACTGCCCTTAACTTCTCAGTTCTGATAAAATATAAATTCAGGAAAATTGTTTTTTGATTAAAAATGACTACGAGTCAACTTGAACGATAGTTTAACTTCTTGATTTTCTTTAAAATGTAGCATGCAAATGGTGAGAATGCATGGATTGGAATAGATGGAATTACTGGTGAAATTGCTGACATGAAAGAGAGGAAGGTTGGTTCAAGCTGTTTGTCTATATTCCTCTTAACTACTTCAGCTCGATTATATTTGTGAGACTGTATTGGCATGTAATACCCTTTAAATGCGGCATTTTTTTCACTTGCAGATTTGGGATGCATATAATGTGAAGGTACAAACATTTAAGACGGCCATCGAGGCTGCTTGCATGCTTCTTAGGATTGATGATATTGTAAGTGGAATCAAGAAGAAAGAAGCTCCTGGAGCTGGCCAAGCACCATCGAAGCCTCAAATTGAGCAAGAAGGAGATGCTGATAATGAGCAAATGCTCCCCGAGTGAAGATACCGAAATGATCAAAGTACATCAAGCTTTTGAATATTTGAATCAGGTGACGGAGGCAGTTGTGTCCACatctatttttttcttaaaaaaaaaaaaaaatgttctagAGGGTTGCCAAGCATCAGTTTGGAATTTTGCTCTTTTTATTTCCGCATTATTCTGTTTCTGTGTTTGGGCTCAAGCTGTTGTATGTTTAGTTGGAGCCTTCCGTTAATTTTAATGTTTGAAGATCGCTTTTTTAATCTTACTAGTGATGTTCATAATCTGGCCGGGGGTTTTGATTCTTTCGGGTAAACAGTCCATTTTGTTATCTTCTCTTTTTTGCTGAAGGGGCAGGAAGGATTGATGTGGACCAATTTGGATTAGATTTTGGGCAAATTAGTgatgattaaaaaatatttgtgaatttttcatgaaattatatgtatgcatgtgtgtgcgcAAGTAGAGTAGAACAAGAGTATCACTCTTGGGTCTTAACTTTTGGTACCTTCGaatttacaaataaaataaaattattgaaaataattgattttttttttttttttgttgtaaaatTAGATCaatgaattatatattatatattttataatgaCTCAAAATTTAAGAGATGTGTCCCAAGGCTACAAACAAGGAGAGTTCTACCATACTCAAATTTGTTTATTAAATCAAGCTTGAGTTTGAGTTGATTTTAAATAGATTTGACTCTGTGGTCACCAGTGGGTTGATTTTAGATTCTCACCTTGAGAGGAGCGCTTTTGTTAGACTAGAAGTGTGAAGGGAATCCTAATTCCTGACATTGACCTTTATCACTAAATTCAATTTATAGAATTTGGCCTAAACTAGTCAATGCCTACACAACCCTTACTTTTAAGCCAACTATGGTGTATCAAGTCTGATTCGGCCTTATTAAACAAGCCTAATCCAACCTATGCAATGGTTTTGACTAAGCATGCGTCCAAGCTGCGAACTCATTCATGCTCAGGTTCTACTCGTTTATGAACCGAGCCCCTAGTgagttatgaaaaaaaattgattgggctttttagtttccaaaaaaaaaaataaaataaaattaaaaatgtaaaAGTCATTTCATATTTGATATGTAGGAATGCAATGGAATTGAGGGAGATAGAATTGAATTTTTTCACTTGATTTTATCATAATTTTCACTCAATTTTTTTTGACATTTCTTCCCTGCCATATTTCATTGTACAAACAAAACATGACATCAGTGCACAAGGTAACACGTTATTAGGATTAAGGTAAAAAAGGTCATACACCTTTATataagatggaatatagtttaaaatttagAAATCGAGGGAATAATTATTTCTCAcatatttctaattatttcattcaaaatgtaataaaaaattaataaacattttcatgataaaatttaagaataattatttcttgtatattctttattataaatttgtaaaaatattcacattattatttactttataataataataatataatttcttgtataactaattgtaacttatttattaaaattaatttatttttgaaaataggcaatcaaccaaccaaacataaccttaatGCTTAGGCGGTGACACCCTTAGCATTAAGAAAACACAATAATCTAATATTTGGAAATAAGTTTGAAGTAGAATGGGGAATTTCTTTCCCCTTTTTAAGATATGGGTGTTGTTGCAATGTTTGGGAGAAGGGTTCGGAATGGTGAGgaataatgataataaaagttcgatggagtcatcactaacctgttatttacctatgtgcggttagttcacctaattactactagttgattggtctctaaactaaTACTAGGCCAATGAATCAATAGTGTTGGTATGCATTTACCAGAGTTAAGGTTGGAAGTTTAGTTATGCGAAAGGAATGTATTAGCACCCCTACACATCCGTTCtacgaacggtatctaattaattatgaattatccctaaattaaataTAATGATATTTGATTAACTCatttagaataaataaataaataaataaaatttaaagtaaaaatgaaaaataaagtgcgatttaggaatgtTTAATAAGATCTCCAAAGGAgtggatcttgttagataaaccctcTTTAAATCTAATATAGGTGAGTTTTGAAATACCTCTTTAACATTTGTTTAATCATTGAGACGGACATACAAAAAAATAGAACATATacagataataataaaaaatcattaaatttgagcaaaaagagtctttaaaatattcccaaatttTTTCCAAACTTTTCtggaatttttaaaaacttttcttctttttttggtattttttttgttatctaagtaaaataactcaaatattttatttatttatttttatgattttaaaaatatttatttttctgatttttttaatgatttttagtgatttgttactatttttttaaaaattaaattatttaaaaaaaaaattaaagtgaaCCAGCGGTTCCAAACTCAGATTAGTTGAATCGGATTTGACTTGGTTGGCGTGGGCCATGTGTCTGCTAGCTGTGGAGACAcatgactattttttttttttttggttttcagttaaCTATAGCAAGCTGACGTCACCTTGCACGtggtgattttttatttttattttgaaatttctaCAGCATGACGCCACCTGTCATGTGGTGATTGATTTCACCCGCCACGTGACGATTTCTGATTGGTTGTAGAAATTTAACACGAATTGCTGACGTGACAGCAATCTGCCCGCTCGGAGAAAACACAGATTGGACGACCAGGATTGTGTCACGACGCTTTCCGAAGGCGTGGTCTTGGTTGGGTTAAAGGAAACAACCTTTGTCTTCTAGTTCCTCTAatctttaagtttttttttttcttatacttttctattttattatattaataaacTCTACTCGTTTCTATTACATAAGCCCCGTGCCAAATGGGCGTCTACAGAGGCGTGAAGAACTTAAAGAGTGGAGAATGGGACAAAGTTTGTTGAAGCATGCAGAGAGGGTCGAAGACCTCATGGTCTGCAGCAGAAAATGTTGTTGGCTAAGTCTTCGTGTCCAATTGATAATATTTCTAGACAAGGAACCATGTGGACCGTACCTTTTCTGGCATTGGATTGGCCAGTGATAGGTacaatttttgatatttttaatttttattttatggtcGGTGATGGAACATGGAAGAGCTGTTGACTGTCAGAAAGTCACGCTGGATGGGCTAGCTCTACCAAAGCAGAGCTGCTTTGAAATTTCCTAGcattaaaaatattgaattgcCTTTGTAGAGGTACATTTGTACATTACCTAAAAAAACTATTCAATTACATTGCTAAATTTAGTATAGCCCACTTATTGTAATGAATCATTAGggtatgtgcatgtgcatgtgcgCATATGTGAACTCATATTAAAAAGTGAGAACATGTTATATTGTTATTCTAATCTTAAATAAAAGTTTGTGGTAAGTGTTCAATTATCTATAAAATTATTGATTTTAAGGACGAATTATATATATAAGACACACTACTTGTTTAGGTTATTCTTTTAGAATATTGATTTTAAAAGAATAAATTAAGATAGGAGTCtagttattattgtttttttaaagaaaatatgcatgcaaaaaattatatttttcctaaGATCAAATAGAATAAatgtatattttatttctttgtcGGTTACTAGTGAGTATCGTAGAAGGCACGAGATCATGAGTGGAGAGTAAAAAATTAAATGTTCAAATTTACGATGATTTTATGTAACGAATTTATGCATAAATCCATTCAGTTAATATTCttagatttttccaaaattttgtagatctttttctgaaaaatttttaacaatttttttttttcaaatttttctgagatttttaaagagttttcttcattttttatgtttttatttttctatttttttttgttatcaaagtcaaaataactcaaataatttatttatttatttaatgatttttaaaatattttttcctgattttttgctattttttttaaaaaaatttaaatcaattaaaaataattttttttaaaaaaaaattcaattgaaTTGGTGGTTCAAAAATAAGACCGATTCAATCGGCCTGAACCGAGTCAGACTCGGTTGGGGTGGGCCTCGTGTCTCTGCCAGCAGCAAGGTAACTTTAGCATGATGTTACCTTCCACgtcatgattttttttatttttttttgaatttaagtCTGTTATTTTGAATCTTTGCAGCTAATTTTCCCACTATTTTTGCAATTCAAGCTTCTTGATCTTCAATCTTTCCTCACATTCTCAACTTCAAGCACTCAAACTCTCAGCAATTTTTAAGCAATTTTTCTCTATGTTCGCTTATATCTCTTACCCTCGGAAGCTCACTATTTATAGGTTTAGGGATCAATTCAATCAATTATAATTGATCTTGCacttaatttgattaattaaagTTGAATTGATTAATTTGTCTAATATAGAGGCGTGAAGAATTTATAGTGGAGAATGGACAAAGTTCGTTGGAGCATGCATTAGACCGTCAAAGACCTCATGGTCTCTAAAATTTACGTGCTTTCTAGACATGGAACAATGTGGACCCCACCTTTTCTTCCATTTGATTGGACAATGGTGGGTCCAATatctgatttttatttatttattcatatttttaatttttactttatggCCGGTGATGGAACATAGAAGAGCTGTTGCTACCAAAGCCAGAGTTGCGTTGAAATTTCCcattattaaaaatattgattttcCCTTAAAAATTTGAATGTATTATACCTAAGACTGACTTAATCATTATTTATACGAAAAAAACTATACGGCTATTCAATTACTTTGCTAAAATTAGTATAGCCCGCAGGGACGCATCAATCATTATCAAATGAacctttaattatttataaaattattaattttaaagatGACTTTTATAAGAAACGCAGTTGTTCTTTTAGAATATCTATTTTAAAAGAATAAATTTAGACACGaatgtaattattttttttaaagaaaacatgcatgcaaaaaattatattttccaaAGATAAGTACGTTTTATTTTATTGCCGATTACTAATGTGTATCGTAGAAGACATGAGATCACGGGTAAAGAGTAAATGATTAAATGTACAAATTTATGATAATTTTTGAACAAAATATACAACTAATATATGCATCAATAAATattcacttaaaaaaaaaaaaaaacactcaataAAAGAATAGAGTTACAATGAACCAAGCTGTTCACAAAACGCTTCGAGAGCCAACTTGAAAAGAGTCCTTTCCCATATATATTGATTATGCCAGGCAAGAGACAAAGAAATGCTATAACttgtaatttaaaaatttaaaattattaagatCTTCAAATCATAAATCAAAATAGATAATATTATTCTAGCATCTCCTCATATTGTAGcaattttacaaatcatttacAATCATTTTTTAGAATAACTAAACGGGTAATTATTATCTTTTTCTCACCTAATTTGtggtgcaagaaataaatgactTCAGATAGATTAGTTATACCATCAATTCAAAATTATTTAGGAAACGATGCTAAGGATTTGCAGGGCGTCCCTTAGAGCGACACGTTGCATTTGAATCACCTGAGTGTAGCAAAAAAGTgagcgagggtgggctaggtcctTACCCCGAAGTGACGAGCCAgatacggtgtcaaatatgcgagggttcctgtaTCATTTTGGATATGGGcaagtaaagacgttagttcagaaaactaggattagattaacaacttgaaatataaggacacttatgggtaaaatcATGGAAATTGTTGATACAatatgattagaagaagaattaatataatttgccttcaagaaactaagtgggtgggggagaaagttagagaaattgataaatcaggatttaaattttggtaaACTGGAAAAGAAAACCATAAGAATGAAGtagacattattatagacaaaaacttaaaatatagcGTTGTGGATATAACtggagtaggggatagaattataaaaatcaagatggtattaggacaagagataataaatatcattctagaatatgcataaattaagggggagctttaaatttCACCAAATAGGAGAACACTAacggtttgtcatcatcaaaaaaggggagaatgttagccttagaggttaTGTGAGCttaattgcattgttttgatgataacaacccattagtggttctaggtaagctta
The Malania oleifera isolate guangnan ecotype guangnan chromosome 13, ASM2987363v1, whole genome shotgun sequence DNA segment above includes these coding regions:
- the LOC131146079 gene encoding T-complex protein 1 subunit gamma, with protein sequence MHAPVLVLKDSLTRESGNKVHHANIQASKAVADIIRTTLGPRSMLKMLLDVGGGGIVITNDGNAILRDLDLAHPAAKSMIELSRTQDEEVGDGTTSVIVLAGEMLHVAEAFIDKSYHPTVICRAYNKALEDAVAVLDKIAMHIDVNDRATMLGLVKSCIGTKFTSQFGDLIADLALDATATVGVDLGQGLREVDIKYNIRVEKVPGGQLEDSKVLKGVMINKDVVSPGKMRRKIINPRIILLDCPLEYKKGENQTNAELVREEDWGVLLKMEEEYIENLCVQILKFKPDLVITEKGLSDLACHYFSKAGVSAIRRLRKGDNNRIAKACGAVVVNRPDELQESDVGTRAGLFEVKKIGDEFFAFVVECSEPKACTVLLRGASKDLLNEVERNLQDAMSVARNIIKNPKIVPGGGATELTVSATLKQKSSSVEGIEKWPYEAAAVAFEAIPRTLAQNCGVNVIRTMTALQGKHANGENAWIGIDGITGEIADMKERKIWDAYNVKVQTFKTAIEAACMLLRIDDIVSGIKKKEAPGAGQAPSKPQIEQEGDADNEQMLPE